The Chiloscyllium plagiosum isolate BGI_BamShark_2017 chromosome 28, ASM401019v2, whole genome shotgun sequence genome includes a region encoding these proteins:
- the txndc17 gene encoding thioredoxin domain-containing protein 17, which translates to MALLEVSGYDEFMKAVDANKENTIFAYFTGSKDAQGVSWCPDCVTAEPVVRGLLSELPEGSVFIYCQVGDRPYWKDLKNEFRTVLKVNAVPTLMKYGTSQRLVESELHKPNLVQMLLSED; encoded by the exons ATGGCTTTGTTGGAGGTGTCTGGATACGATGAGTTTATGAAGGCAGTGGACGCTAACAAGGAAAACACAATCTTCGCGTATTTTACCGGGTCGAAGGACGCGCAGGGTGTGAGCTGGTGCCCAGACTGTGTGACAG CTGAACCAGTAGTCCGTGGACTGCTGAGTGAATTGCCTGAAGGATCTGTCTTCATCTATTGTCAAGTCGGTGACAGGCCATA TTGGAAAGACCTTAAAAACGAATTTCGAACAGTTCTGAAAGTGAATGCTGTACCAACTCTCATGAAATATGGCACA TCCCAAAGACTGGTGGAATCGGAGCTGCACAAGCCAAATCTTGTGCAAATGCTGTTGTCGGAGGATTGA